One window from the genome of Antricoccus suffuscus encodes:
- a CDS encoding SDR family oxidoreductase has protein sequence MTSLPTALITGASRGIGLAIARELEATHNLLLGGRDEQRLKELAATFRSAEPFTADMSDDEDVERAAKQIAGLDVLVHSAGVATRGPIDQMSRQQWRDEFEVNLFAVAQLTTLLLPQLRATNGQVVLINSGFGLMTLPDNSIYCATKWALRAFGDVLREEERPNGIRVSSIHPGKVDTDMQHDIVEYNGGEYQPELYLKPESIAKAVRLAVDATEEATVDMISVRPTRK, from the coding sequence ATGACTTCACTACCAACAGCCCTGATCACCGGCGCGTCACGGGGCATTGGCTTGGCCATCGCACGTGAACTGGAAGCCACTCACAACCTGCTCCTGGGTGGTCGCGACGAGCAACGGCTCAAAGAACTCGCGGCAACTTTTCGATCGGCAGAACCGTTCACGGCGGACATGTCGGACGACGAAGACGTCGAGCGCGCGGCGAAGCAGATCGCGGGCCTCGACGTACTAGTCCATTCCGCCGGCGTCGCGACCCGAGGACCCATCGACCAGATGAGCCGGCAGCAGTGGCGCGATGAGTTCGAGGTCAACCTGTTTGCCGTCGCCCAGCTGACAACGCTCTTGCTGCCACAGTTGAGGGCGACCAACGGGCAGGTCGTGCTCATCAACTCCGGGTTCGGCCTGATGACGCTGCCCGACAACAGCATCTACTGCGCGACGAAGTGGGCGCTGCGCGCATTCGGCGACGTGTTACGCGAGGAGGAACGGCCGAACGGCATAAGGGTCAGTTCGATACACCCGGGCAAAGTCGACACCGACATGCAGCACGACATCGTCGAATACAACGGCGGCGAATACCAGCCGGAGCTCTACCTCAAGCCCGAATCGATCGCTAAGGCGGTACGACTGGCCGTCGACGCCACCGAGGAGGCGACCGTCGACATGATCTCGGTCCGGCCCACCCGCAAGTAG
- a CDS encoding GNAT family N-acetyltransferase — protein MTTTIRLAESADADALGELAAATFPLACPPGAAPDAIAEFIQAHLTPARFTDYLADPDRIVVLAERDGLAAGYTMLVGGDPTDEDVAGAITIRPTIELSKVYTLQDSHGSGLAGPLLDETMRQAVAAGARGIWLGVNQENGRALRFYQKQGFAIVGPKTFYVGPELHHDYVMERALET, from the coding sequence GTGACTACGACCATCCGACTCGCAGAATCCGCCGACGCCGACGCACTGGGCGAGCTCGCGGCCGCTACGTTTCCACTCGCCTGCCCGCCCGGCGCCGCGCCGGATGCGATCGCCGAGTTCATCCAAGCGCACTTGACGCCCGCGCGATTCACCGACTATTTGGCCGACCCAGACCGGATCGTCGTACTGGCCGAACGCGACGGACTCGCCGCCGGTTACACGATGCTCGTCGGGGGCGACCCAACCGACGAAGACGTCGCGGGCGCGATCACGATCCGGCCCACCATCGAGCTAAGCAAGGTCTACACCCTGCAAGACTCGCACGGCAGCGGACTGGCCGGGCCGCTCCTCGACGAGACGATGCGGCAGGCGGTCGCTGCCGGCGCCCGCGGCATCTGGCTCGGGGTCAACCAGGAAAACGGCCGCGCACTTCGCTTCTATCAGAAACAGGGGTTCGCGATCGTCGGGCCGAAGACGTTCTACGTCGGCCCTGAACTGCACCACGACTACGTGATGGAGCGCGCGCTCGAAACGTAG
- a CDS encoding branched-chain amino acid ABC transporter permease — MTPDTSGLGVRRSWPHDLRLLWFVIGTVAVTVLAPVIVTGPNLLTFDLAVIYAIAAIGLNVIFGLGGLLSVAQAAVMAVGAYAVVLTLNRFHIAVLLALAIACVLGAVTSGLTGLIAIRIRSHYFILASVALAEGVVLVITNETKLTGGSNGVGFDGLPTVFGLDPSDPAQFVLIGVPLAGLVWYLAACLRESRLGVALHAVRSDDYLALASAIPASRCRLWATVIGGAFGGLAGGLLALLDGYIGPQSFGLTTAVLLLLMVVFGGASSNGGTVVAAIVLTALTQGLLTATKVGDLVYGVAIVLLLVFASGGLAGLARGAFEWGRRRGHRSKTGQST, encoded by the coding sequence ATGACTCCAGACACATCGGGTCTCGGCGTACGCCGTTCGTGGCCGCACGACCTGCGGCTGCTGTGGTTTGTCATCGGTACCGTCGCGGTCACGGTGCTGGCACCGGTAATCGTGACCGGGCCCAATTTGCTGACGTTCGACCTGGCAGTCATCTACGCGATCGCCGCAATCGGTCTCAACGTCATCTTTGGACTCGGCGGTTTGCTGTCGGTGGCTCAGGCCGCCGTGATGGCAGTCGGGGCGTACGCCGTCGTACTCACGCTCAATCGGTTCCACATCGCGGTCCTGCTTGCACTTGCGATCGCTTGCGTGCTGGGCGCGGTCACCTCCGGGCTCACCGGGCTCATCGCGATAAGGATCCGTTCGCACTATTTCATTCTCGCCAGTGTCGCCCTCGCCGAAGGCGTCGTCCTGGTCATCACCAACGAGACGAAGCTGACCGGCGGTAGCAACGGGGTGGGGTTCGACGGGCTGCCCACGGTGTTCGGGCTGGACCCATCCGACCCGGCGCAGTTCGTGCTGATCGGTGTCCCGCTGGCCGGTCTCGTCTGGTATCTCGCCGCCTGCTTGCGTGAGTCGCGGCTCGGTGTCGCCCTACACGCGGTGCGCAGCGACGACTACTTAGCGCTCGCCTCCGCGATCCCAGCCAGCCGGTGTCGACTATGGGCGACGGTGATCGGCGGCGCGTTCGGTGGCCTGGCCGGGGGGCTGCTGGCATTGCTCGACGGCTATATCGGGCCGCAAAGCTTTGGCCTCACCACGGCCGTACTGCTGCTGCTGATGGTCGTATTCGGAGGCGCGTCGTCCAACGGAGGAACGGTCGTCGCCGCGATCGTGCTGACCGCGCTCACTCAGGGCCTGTTGACCGCAACCAAGGTCGGCGACCTGGTGTACGGCGTCGCAATCGTGCTGCTGCTCGTTTTCGCCAGCGGTGGACTGGCCGGGCTGGCCCGCGGCGCATTCGAATGGGGCCGGCGACGGGGCCACCGTAGCAAGACGGGGCAGTCGACATGA
- a CDS encoding ABC transporter ATP-binding protein: MSAPSSAGSVSGDRIDGRHAIGAESGLVVEGVRVGYPGGPDVLRGVSLSVRPGELVVVLGRNGAGKTTLLRAISGLLPCRSGECRIGTASLRGMRAFRIARRGLAHVPEGRRVIPGMSVADNLRLGAFPIAHRRDVDDTLAEVLELFPSLRRTLSARAGTLSGGQQQMLAIARALMSRPRVLLLDEPLTGLAPVIQDDVMATLSRLRADERTILLVEQNAARSLAIADRGVVLVEGEVGLEGAASTLATDPRVKEGYLGIRPEDNQPNSS, from the coding sequence ATGTCTGCCCCAAGTTCGGCTGGTTCGGTGTCGGGCGATCGAATCGACGGTCGGCACGCAATCGGCGCGGAGAGCGGACTCGTCGTCGAAGGCGTGCGGGTCGGCTATCCCGGTGGCCCCGACGTGCTTCGTGGCGTCTCGTTGAGCGTGCGTCCAGGCGAGCTCGTGGTGGTACTCGGTCGCAACGGCGCCGGAAAGACCACCTTGTTGCGTGCTATCTCGGGCCTACTTCCGTGTCGCAGCGGCGAATGCCGAATCGGTACGGCGAGCCTGCGCGGGATGCGAGCGTTCCGGATCGCCCGACGCGGACTAGCGCACGTCCCTGAAGGCCGCCGGGTGATCCCGGGCATGAGCGTCGCGGACAATCTGCGCCTTGGCGCCTTCCCGATCGCTCATCGTCGGGACGTGGACGACACGCTTGCCGAGGTGCTTGAACTCTTTCCGTCGCTGCGCCGGACGCTGTCGGCGCGGGCGGGCACCCTGAGCGGTGGTCAGCAGCAGATGCTCGCCATCGCTCGCGCCTTAATGTCGCGACCGCGCGTGCTGCTCCTCGACGAGCCACTGACCGGCCTCGCTCCGGTGATCCAGGACGACGTCATGGCAACGCTGAGTCGGTTACGGGCCGACGAGCGCACGATCCTTCTCGTCGAGCAGAACGCCGCGCGCAGCCTGGCAATTGCCGATCGCGGCGTCGTACTCGTCGAAGGCGAGGTCGGCCTCGAAGGCGCCGCGTCGACATTGGCTACCGATCCTCGGGTCAAAGAGGGCTACCTGGGAATTAGACCGGAGGACAACCAGCCCAATTCGAGTTAG
- a CDS encoding class I adenylate-forming enzyme family protein — translation MQADLSGVDPLDINLAQRNVLGDLITRVAHTFPDRNALKGDDGTRTYRELDNVSNAVAHGILDLGVRHQEPVAMLMGNSCGFVEAFFGVAKSGAVALPINLAQSPADITYVLTDAAVETIIADSAFVPLLEQILPSLPLVARVIVAGIEQLPELPVEVADFDVLRAGDTTPPRVAIDDSDIVHCLYSSGTTSAPKGVLTRHSSVVTAILSTAIIIGHKWGDDHSVYPIILPLFHTTALDTLLLPILATGGTAIVFPGFEPLSYLKSLEEDKATHIMLLPNMYAILLGHEATEGLSFPDVRVAIYAMAPMPEARLKLLERLFPNAAAILGSGMTECVPPTVMQWPSHQAEKSGSWGAPVPSCEVQIVDADGSLLGRNETGEIVYRGPHVMRGYWNNADANTVTFRGGWMRTGDIGHIDDEGVVWFTDRAKDIVKSGGENVSSIEVERALLGNPAVLEAAVVGRADDRWGEAVTAVVVSNGNITEKELLAYCKEQLSGFKVPKKIEFVDELPKTATGKIQKHRLRLPA, via the coding sequence GTGCAAGCAGATCTGTCAGGCGTCGACCCGCTTGATATCAACCTCGCCCAGCGCAACGTGCTGGGGGATTTGATCACCCGGGTGGCGCACACATTCCCCGACCGCAACGCGCTGAAAGGCGACGACGGCACTCGCACCTACCGCGAGCTCGACAACGTCAGCAACGCGGTCGCGCACGGAATCCTTGACCTCGGCGTACGGCATCAAGAACCGGTCGCGATGTTGATGGGCAACTCGTGCGGGTTTGTCGAGGCGTTCTTCGGTGTTGCCAAGTCCGGCGCCGTCGCATTGCCGATCAACTTGGCGCAGAGTCCCGCCGACATTACTTATGTGCTTACAGATGCGGCCGTCGAAACAATCATCGCCGACTCCGCTTTCGTGCCGCTGCTCGAACAGATCCTGCCGTCGCTGCCGCTCGTCGCCCGGGTCATCGTGGCCGGCATCGAGCAGCTGCCTGAGCTGCCAGTCGAGGTCGCGGACTTCGACGTACTCCGCGCGGGCGACACCACGCCGCCACGGGTAGCGATCGACGATTCCGACATCGTGCATTGCCTCTACAGCTCGGGTACGACGTCCGCACCTAAGGGCGTACTCACTCGCCACTCCTCCGTGGTGACGGCGATCCTGTCGACGGCGATCATCATCGGCCACAAATGGGGCGACGATCATTCGGTCTACCCGATCATCCTGCCGTTGTTCCACACCACAGCCCTGGACACCCTGCTCCTACCGATCCTGGCGACCGGCGGCACGGCCATCGTCTTCCCCGGATTCGAGCCGCTCTCCTACCTCAAGAGCCTGGAGGAGGACAAGGCCACACACATCATGCTGCTGCCGAACATGTACGCAATCCTGCTTGGCCACGAGGCGACCGAAGGCCTGAGCTTTCCCGACGTACGAGTCGCTATTTACGCGATGGCGCCGATGCCAGAAGCACGGTTGAAGTTGCTGGAACGACTCTTTCCCAACGCAGCTGCGATCCTTGGCTCCGGTATGACCGAGTGTGTCCCGCCGACCGTGATGCAGTGGCCATCGCACCAAGCAGAGAAGTCAGGATCGTGGGGCGCCCCCGTCCCGTCCTGTGAAGTGCAGATTGTCGATGCCGATGGCAGCCTGCTGGGCCGAAACGAGACCGGCGAGATTGTCTATCGCGGCCCACACGTCATGCGCGGCTACTGGAACAACGCCGACGCCAACACGGTCACATTCCGCGGGGGCTGGATGCGCACCGGCGACATCGGCCATATCGACGACGAGGGCGTTGTCTGGTTCACCGACCGCGCCAAAGACATCGTGAAGAGTGGCGGCGAAAACGTCTCATCCATCGAGGTCGAACGGGCTCTGCTCGGCAACCCCGCCGTACTTGAGGCCGCCGTGGTCGGTCGGGCCGATGACCGTTGGGGTGAGGCGGTGACGGCCGTTGTCGTCTCGAACGGCAATATAACCGAAAAGGAGCTCCTCGCCTACTGCAAGGAACAGCTCAGCGGCTTCAAGGTGCCGAAGAAGATCGAGTTCGTCGATGAACTGCCAAAAACCGCGACCGGCAAGATCCAAAAACACCGGTTACGCCTTCCGGCCTAG
- a CDS encoding TetR/AcrR family transcriptional regulator has protein sequence MTERPTKRRHIAPAETRRKLIDATVACLVAFGYSGTTTQRVQTAAGVSRGALLHHFPTKPDLFVGAIHYVAEVQAAQLRELAERLPGAVPDPAGTDRITKAVGAVRQAMSGATFLAGVELWLAARTDESLRATLMPAERQVGKELGDIARLLFGEPYASGPGFEIAFDSLLQLLRGLALTGVLRTNPHTEEQVIDAWITVFPALCARTP, from the coding sequence GTGACAGAACGCCCCACGAAGAGACGCCACATCGCTCCGGCCGAGACGCGCCGCAAGCTGATCGACGCGACCGTCGCATGCCTCGTCGCCTTCGGCTACAGCGGTACGACGACCCAGCGTGTGCAGACCGCGGCCGGAGTCTCACGCGGCGCGCTGCTGCACCATTTCCCGACCAAGCCCGACCTCTTCGTCGGTGCGATCCATTACGTGGCGGAAGTCCAGGCTGCGCAGCTGCGCGAGCTCGCCGAACGACTACCGGGGGCCGTGCCCGATCCTGCCGGGACCGATCGCATCACCAAGGCCGTCGGAGCCGTACGGCAAGCAATGTCGGGAGCCACGTTTCTCGCCGGGGTCGAGCTCTGGCTCGCCGCGCGCACGGACGAGTCACTGCGTGCCACGCTCATGCCGGCCGAGCGCCAAGTGGGCAAAGAGCTCGGCGACATCGCGCGTCTGCTGTTCGGCGAGCCATACGCGAGTGGACCTGGCTTTGAGATCGCCTTCGACTCGCTGCTCCAGTTGCTACGCGGGCTGGCCCTCACCGGCGTACTGCGCACCAACCCCCACACCGAGGAACAGGTCATCGACGCGTGGATCACGGTCTTCCCCGCCCTCTGCGCCCGCACGCCGTAG
- a CDS encoding branched-chain amino acid ABC transporter permease has product MTLLLQTLVSGLAAGVVYGLIALGFSLVYRTSRVINFAQGDLAVLAAYLAYTLRQLGWPVIVACVVGVLGTGVVAGILERLALRPLYRRPGAVAILCTVGLAIVLEACIRLIWGSLPLSLPSIASTSPWHLGGLAITPLQVSMFVVGLAIAVMVTLLIGRTRSGRAMRGCAQDPEVVVLFGVNVDALYFSSFVIGGLLAGVAGILIIPTLGLTPDIGLNLSVLGFSAAVLGGLGSIWGALAGGVLVGVITNVAAVYVSSSYASGFVYLIMAVILLVRVRGLFGDEIEAVREV; this is encoded by the coding sequence ATGACGCTGTTGCTGCAGACGCTTGTCAGTGGGCTGGCCGCGGGCGTGGTCTATGGACTGATCGCGCTGGGATTTTCGCTGGTGTACCGCACAAGCAGAGTCATCAACTTCGCGCAGGGAGATCTGGCGGTGCTCGCCGCCTATCTCGCCTATACGCTCCGACAGCTTGGCTGGCCGGTCATCGTCGCGTGCGTGGTGGGTGTACTCGGCACGGGCGTAGTGGCGGGCATTCTCGAGCGTCTCGCGTTGCGCCCGCTTTATCGCAGGCCTGGTGCCGTCGCGATCCTGTGCACCGTTGGGTTGGCGATCGTGTTGGAGGCGTGCATTCGGCTGATATGGGGGAGTCTGCCGCTGTCACTGCCGTCGATTGCGTCAACCTCGCCGTGGCATTTGGGCGGTCTTGCGATCACCCCGCTGCAGGTGTCGATGTTCGTGGTGGGCCTGGCGATCGCGGTCATGGTCACGCTGCTGATCGGGCGCACTCGATCCGGGCGGGCGATGCGCGGTTGCGCGCAAGACCCCGAAGTCGTGGTGCTTTTCGGCGTCAACGTTGATGCCCTCTACTTCTCCTCGTTCGTGATCGGGGGTCTCCTTGCTGGCGTCGCCGGGATCCTGATAATTCCCACACTGGGGCTGACACCGGATATCGGGCTCAACTTGAGCGTGCTCGGGTTCAGCGCCGCGGTCCTCGGTGGGCTGGGCAGCATCTGGGGCGCGCTGGCTGGCGGGGTGCTGGTCGGCGTGATCACCAACGTCGCTGCGGTCTACGTGAGCTCGAGCTACGCCAGCGGGTTCGTGTACCTGATCATGGCGGTGATCCTGTTGGTGCGGGTGCGCGGGCTGTTCGGGGACGAGATTGAGGCGGTGCGCGAGGTATGA
- a CDS encoding ABC transporter ATP-binding protein: MTQGALSIDGLSVHFGGLQALRGVSAEITPGSVHGLLGPNGSGKTTLLNAVCGFVRSTGRVCLDGVSLTRAPAYVRARSGLLRTFQSPKLVPDLTVEELLRVGEHPRGFRPWWLVTALPLRDSRARKSGQQRALATLDLLGLDGSLLAVPIRDLSQGVLKMVDIARALMADPKVLLLDEPSSGMSEAEIARLRGHILELARRGTTLLLVEHNLPLVRAVCDRVTVLNLGEQLTSGPTADVLTRPEVVEAFLGVGADGSVPNAVQEQPGGGP, from the coding sequence ATGACTCAAGGTGCGCTATCCATCGACGGCCTGAGTGTCCACTTCGGCGGCCTGCAGGCATTGCGTGGCGTCTCGGCCGAGATCACGCCGGGCTCCGTCCACGGTCTGCTCGGGCCCAACGGGTCGGGGAAGACGACACTGCTCAACGCCGTGTGCGGTTTCGTCCGGTCGACCGGGCGGGTGTGTCTTGACGGTGTTTCGTTGACGCGCGCGCCGGCGTACGTACGCGCGCGCAGCGGCCTTCTGCGGACCTTTCAGTCCCCGAAGCTGGTGCCGGACCTGACGGTGGAGGAACTACTGCGCGTTGGAGAGCATCCGCGCGGCTTCCGGCCGTGGTGGCTCGTCACTGCGTTGCCGCTGCGCGACAGTCGGGCCCGCAAGTCGGGCCAGCAGCGGGCATTGGCCACACTCGACCTTCTGGGCCTCGATGGATCCCTGCTCGCGGTGCCGATCCGTGATCTGTCGCAAGGCGTGTTGAAGATGGTCGACATCGCGCGAGCGCTGATGGCCGATCCGAAGGTGCTGCTGCTCGACGAACCATCTTCGGGAATGAGCGAGGCCGAGATCGCCCGATTGCGCGGCCACATCCTGGAGTTGGCGAGACGCGGTACGACGCTGCTGCTGGTCGAGCACAACCTGCCGCTAGTGCGAGCCGTCTGCGATCGAGTTACGGTGCTCAACCTCGGCGAGCAGCTGACCTCGGGTCCGACCGCCGACGTGTTGACCAGGCCCGAGGTCGTCGAGGCCTTTCTGGGTGTCGGCGCCGATGGGAGTGTGCCTAACGCCGTCCAAGAGCAACCCGGCGGCGGGCCTTGA
- a CDS encoding enoyl-CoA hydratase-related protein has protein sequence MTLTFDRADKKNAITDTMYGTLADEIAGAEGDPDTLVILLRAEGDTFTAGNDLADFRQSETENVDSPEKNVRRFLHALTTASKPIVAAVQGKAVGVGATLLLHCDHVVLAEGAALVTPFVGLGLVPEAASSLLLPARIGHVRAFSMFALGEPVPAESALAWGLANSVVPVAELDSAAYAIAARLAAQPAGAVAATKRLMRSPEALQTRIDEESARFYERLKTAEAQEAFAAFGERRPADFKKFR, from the coding sequence TTGACGTTGACATTCGACCGTGCCGATAAGAAGAATGCAATTACCGACACGATGTATGGGACCCTCGCTGATGAGATCGCCGGTGCAGAAGGCGATCCCGACACGCTGGTGATTCTGCTGCGCGCGGAAGGTGACACGTTTACGGCTGGCAATGACCTCGCTGATTTCAGGCAGTCCGAGACGGAGAACGTCGATTCCCCCGAGAAGAATGTACGGCGGTTTTTGCACGCTCTGACCACCGCGAGCAAACCAATAGTGGCGGCGGTGCAGGGTAAAGCTGTCGGAGTGGGCGCCACGCTGCTGCTGCACTGCGACCACGTCGTACTGGCTGAAGGCGCCGCTCTCGTGACGCCGTTCGTGGGCCTTGGTCTGGTCCCCGAAGCGGCCTCGTCGCTGCTGCTGCCTGCTCGAATCGGTCACGTGCGGGCGTTTTCGATGTTCGCGCTCGGCGAGCCCGTCCCGGCGGAGTCGGCGCTGGCGTGGGGCTTGGCTAACAGCGTCGTACCCGTCGCCGAACTCGATTCTGCGGCGTACGCGATCGCGGCACGACTCGCCGCACAGCCGGCCGGCGCGGTTGCGGCTACAAAGCGGTTGATGCGATCGCCGGAGGCGCTACAGACACGAATTGATGAGGAGAGCGCGCGGTTCTACGAGCGACTCAAAACGGCGGAGGCGCAGGAGGCTTTCGCGGCTTTCGGCGAACGGCGCCCGGCAGACTTCAAGAAGTTCCGCTAG
- a CDS encoding branched-chain amino acid ABC transporter substrate-binding protein, whose product MKSRFSRQMVLAAGAAVTLVVSVGCGSSGSGTSASGSSSPIIVGLVQPYSGAESYYGKYADNAWTMAMAKYGSKIKGHPIKLVKGDSKCDPATAVSVAHKILAQKPVAIEAPDCSGDTLAMLPITTAKKVPLVSENLAPDITTKGSKYVWRVQASDAATNKLFAKYIVDQGHKSIGVINDTTSYGVANAATLVSGLAKSAVKPDVEATYDIAATDYSGQILKVKQANVEAAYFEGYDLQEGNLVKQARSLGLTMPIYGPTTASDGTFLKAAGDAAEGVVFATSFLPDWSSTATTFAKDWQDQFGYPPNMDSVGMYQAAVVTIKALQKAGPSATADDVNRAIKGLTVSGLPEGAVSFTSTGDLAHPLVMAGTWQGGATKLVKILAKPE is encoded by the coding sequence ATGAAGTCTCGATTCAGTCGACAAATGGTCCTCGCCGCGGGCGCGGCAGTGACGCTGGTCGTGTCCGTCGGTTGCGGTTCTAGCGGTTCGGGGACGAGTGCATCTGGGAGCAGTTCGCCGATCATCGTTGGCCTCGTTCAGCCCTACTCTGGTGCGGAGTCGTACTACGGCAAGTATGCCGACAACGCCTGGACAATGGCGATGGCGAAGTATGGATCGAAAATCAAGGGGCACCCGATCAAACTTGTCAAAGGGGACAGTAAATGTGACCCTGCGACGGCGGTGTCGGTCGCACACAAGATCCTGGCCCAGAAGCCGGTGGCGATCGAAGCCCCCGACTGTTCCGGCGACACATTGGCGATGTTGCCTATTACTACTGCAAAGAAGGTCCCGCTGGTCTCGGAAAACCTCGCTCCGGACATCACCACCAAAGGAAGCAAGTACGTGTGGCGGGTGCAGGCCAGCGACGCGGCGACCAACAAGCTGTTCGCGAAATACATTGTCGACCAGGGGCACAAATCGATCGGTGTCATCAACGACACCACGTCGTACGGCGTGGCTAACGCTGCAACCCTCGTGAGCGGGTTGGCGAAGTCCGCGGTCAAGCCCGACGTCGAGGCGACGTACGACATCGCGGCAACGGATTACTCCGGACAGATTCTCAAGGTCAAGCAAGCCAACGTCGAGGCGGCGTACTTCGAGGGCTACGACCTCCAGGAAGGCAACCTCGTTAAGCAGGCACGTAGCCTCGGGCTCACGATGCCGATCTACGGGCCGACCACGGCCAGTGACGGTACGTTCTTGAAGGCCGCCGGCGACGCCGCCGAAGGCGTCGTGTTCGCGACGTCGTTCCTGCCGGATTGGTCGTCGACCGCGACGACGTTCGCGAAAGACTGGCAGGACCAGTTCGGGTATCCACCAAATATGGACAGCGTCGGCATGTATCAGGCGGCCGTGGTGACGATCAAGGCGCTGCAGAAGGCCGGGCCGTCGGCGACCGCGGACGACGTAAACCGCGCGATCAAGGGACTGACGGTGAGCGGCCTGCCCGAGGGAGCGGTGTCATTCACCTCGACCGGAGATCTCGCACATCCGCTGGTGATGGCGGGCACGTGGCAGGGCGGCGCGACCAAGCTGGTGAAGATACTGGCCAAACCCGAATAG
- a CDS encoding SDR family oxidoreductase — protein sequence MTQIRSVEGSVVFVTGASGGLGQQWVTQFLERGAVKIYAAGRTQRDWNDERVVPVHLDVTDEESIVDAMRVAGDTTVLVNNAGATLWEPISTVEPDLLRRAFDVNFFGPVALARHMAPVLKVNGGGAVIDVLSVLSWLAKSAGYSAAKAAMWSATNSLRIELLEQRTHVLGLFMGYVDTPMTASLDVPKISAQEVVAVTLDGLEQGAYEVLADAVSAKVRAALGQPLEALYPELAKQ from the coding sequence GTGACGCAAATCAGATCGGTTGAAGGCTCCGTCGTTTTCGTCACGGGCGCCAGTGGCGGGCTCGGGCAGCAGTGGGTGACCCAATTCCTCGAACGGGGAGCGGTCAAGATTTACGCAGCCGGCCGGACTCAGCGCGACTGGAACGATGAACGGGTCGTGCCAGTGCACCTAGACGTCACCGATGAGGAATCGATTGTCGACGCCATGCGAGTCGCCGGTGACACGACTGTCCTGGTCAACAACGCGGGGGCCACGCTGTGGGAGCCGATCTCGACCGTCGAGCCGGACCTGCTCCGCCGTGCCTTTGACGTCAACTTCTTCGGTCCGGTCGCCTTGGCCCGGCACATGGCCCCGGTGTTGAAGGTCAACGGTGGCGGCGCTGTCATCGACGTACTTTCAGTGCTGAGTTGGCTCGCGAAGTCGGCTGGCTACAGTGCGGCCAAAGCGGCGATGTGGTCAGCGACGAACTCGCTGCGCATCGAGCTACTAGAACAGCGCACGCACGTACTCGGTCTGTTTATGGGCTATGTCGACACACCGATGACCGCGTCGCTCGATGTGCCGAAAATTAGCGCACAAGAAGTCGTCGCGGTCACCCTGGATGGCCTGGAACAGGGTGCATATGAGGTTCTGGCCGACGCGGTCTCGGCAAAAGTTCGTGCCGCACTAGGCCAGCCGCTCGAGGCGCTTTATCCAGAGTTGGCGAAACAATAG
- a CDS encoding NAD(P)H-dependent flavin oxidoreductase: MFTTPLSDQLGIRVPIWNAGMGGGLAGVELACAVSGAGGLGVLGMGGLPTAATREFIQQLKARTDAPYGVNLIMPLLDEGQVECCIDEEVPVLILFWGDAGPYVEKAHAAGTKVVVQVGSVEAAKDAAAAGVDAVMVQGVEAGGHNGSETGLAVIVPATVSAIAPIPVIAAGGIADGRGIAAMIDMGAQGVSLGTRFLCSDESRAAAGYKERIVSAMPDQTLHTKLFDGGWPNAAHRVLRNNVVQTWEDAGSPASGQRPGEGDNVGRMPVAGQDVELTRYGIFMPMDGFEGDLEDQVLYCGQSCGLIDDIKPAAEIMRSLSEEADAILSGRSA, translated from the coding sequence ATGTTCACCACACCATTGAGTGACCAATTGGGTATCCGAGTGCCGATCTGGAATGCCGGCATGGGTGGAGGTCTCGCGGGCGTCGAACTCGCGTGCGCGGTATCCGGCGCCGGAGGTCTCGGCGTACTGGGGATGGGCGGGCTGCCCACCGCCGCGACGCGCGAGTTCATCCAGCAGCTCAAGGCCCGCACGGATGCGCCGTACGGCGTCAACCTCATCATGCCGTTGCTCGATGAGGGCCAGGTCGAATGCTGCATCGATGAGGAGGTGCCGGTCCTGATCCTTTTCTGGGGCGACGCCGGGCCGTACGTCGAAAAGGCGCACGCCGCCGGCACTAAGGTCGTCGTACAGGTCGGCTCGGTCGAGGCGGCAAAGGACGCCGCGGCGGCAGGTGTCGACGCCGTCATGGTCCAGGGCGTCGAAGCCGGCGGACACAATGGCAGCGAGACGGGACTGGCCGTCATCGTGCCGGCGACGGTCAGCGCCATCGCGCCGATTCCTGTGATCGCCGCGGGCGGGATCGCCGATGGGCGGGGCATTGCGGCCATGATTGACATGGGTGCGCAGGGTGTCTCTTTGGGCACTCGGTTCCTGTGCAGCGACGAGTCTCGCGCCGCGGCCGGTTACAAGGAACGCATCGTGAGCGCGATGCCCGACCAGACACTTCACACGAAACTGTTCGACGGCGGCTGGCCCAACGCCGCACATCGCGTCCTGCGCAACAACGTCGTACAAACCTGGGAAGACGCTGGTTCGCCAGCCTCCGGTCAACGGCCCGGCGAGGGAGACAACGTTGGCCGAATGCCGGTCGCCGGACAAGACGTCGAGCTGACCCGCTACGGGATCTTCATGCCGATGGATGGTTTCGAGGGCGACCTCGAAGACCAGGTGCTCTACTGCGGCCAATCATGCGGACTGATCGACGACATCAAACCGGCGGCGGAAATCATGCGATCGCTCAGCGAGGAAGCCGACGCGATCCTCAGCGGCAGATCGGCGTAA